CATGCCAATTTCCAGTCCCCGCAAAATGGGAGATAAGCCAGGACGGTAGGCAGGCAAGTTACCGATAAAAGCTTTGGTAAAAGCGGAGTCGCTGACGGGGGTGGACAAATGACCGGTAAAAGGATCGCCACCGTAGGCTTTTACCATTTCTACGTCTCTAGCGTCTGCCATAGGAAATTTCCTCTCCTTGTATGGTTATGGGACGAGCTAATGAACGATACGCTAGCTCGCTTCCACGGAACTAGCTGTTTTTGGCGCTTCACGTGACTACCTCATCCTCCCATCTTCATCAGGTGGTGCGAGTTTGCTTACCACAACTTTTGGGGGGAGAAGTCAGCCATCCACGTCTAACGACGCTCGTTCCTAACGCCTTTAATCAAATATTCTAGGGAACCACGGACAATCTAGTCCCAAAATTACCGCTGAGCTTTATAAAAATTTATTTATCGGCGGCCTTTGCCTGCAAACTACGGTAATTCATCCTGAAATAGACTGGTTCAAATTGCAAGGGAAGACAGCGAGCATCCAGATGGGAGGGAATTTGGTTTTGAAGCATTCCTATGTTGTGGCGTTGGGATTGCTGGCTGCGGGCAATTGGTTTTCCGAGGCTACCTTAGCAGCGGAACCGCCAGCAACAATGGATTCGACCCGGGAAACGGGCAAACTCCCCCAAGCTTCGCCGGCAGAATCGATGGCAATTCCCGCAGTTAGACCGTCGCTGCCACCGTTGCCGAGGGCAATGGCGTATTTACCAGCGGTGGACCCGGATAGGATACAGCCGAGTTCGGGGGCGCAGCTTTACCAGCAGCGGTGGATGGCGTTGCGTTCTGGTACCATTTATACCCGTTTGCCCGCTAGCAGCTTTCACGAAGCTTGGCAATCGGCTAGTCGGCAACCTACTTACCAGCAATGGCGGCGGTTGTTGCGGTTGGAGGCGCAGGCGGTGGCAAACGGTCAGGGAAACAATCGGTTGAGCGTTTTGTTGGGGGATTCTTTGAGTTTGTGGTATCCCCGGGAACGATTGCCTGCGGGGAGGTTGTGGTTGAATCAGGGGATTTCTGGAGATACGACGGCGGGGATTTTACGGCGATTGGGGGATTTTGCC
Above is a window of Geitlerinema sp. PCC 9228 DNA encoding:
- a CDS encoding GDSL-type esterase/lipase family protein, whose translation is MKHSYVVALGLLAAGNWFSEATLAAEPPATMDSTRETGKLPQASPAESMAIPAVRPSLPPLPRAMAYLPAVDPDRIQPSSGAQLYQQRWMALRSGTIYTRLPASSFHEAWQSASRQPTYQQWRRLLRLEAQAVANGQGNNRLSVLLGDSLSLWYPRERLPAGRLWLNQGISGDTTAGILRRLGDFAQTNPDRIYVMAGINDLLQGASDRAILENMAAIVTRLRQMHPQAEIFVQSILPTRNGEISNQRIARLNRNFKAIAHARGAIYKNLFQRFGDAQGRLYDHLTTDGIHLNPQGYQLWQQAMGGDQFRPENWMVTEGKIH